The Balearica regulorum gibbericeps isolate bBalReg1 chromosome 5, bBalReg1.pri, whole genome shotgun sequence genome window below encodes:
- the GPR132 gene encoding putative G-protein coupled receptor 132 isoform X1 produces the protein MENCTNTSACTGIPYKESKILLTAVYIIVFAIGFPANCLTSLLTFLQIQRHQVIAIYIFSLSLCELMYLSTLPLWITYVQNDHHWNMGVLACRITGFIFFCNIYISILLLCCISVDRYVALVYALESRGKRGQKNAIRIVCFLFAVVAIIHTPVFYMEGDKNPNKEDTNITNMTCFETLPLTIQLASFSFARFLFGFAIPFTILIFTNYKIFQSTKTSTSLTYHQKAKVKYLAIAIIVIFLICFSPYHVVLLIRSIYFMFHQNCPCPFEKDIYSVFTVFLCLATANSVADPIIYVLVSENVRKDFYRSVRRWRWNSSKLNSSINQKTDITESKILSKELQEGGLRKENKEIPDSSGIQKNCNSGKDQEGGS, from the coding sequence ATGGAAAATTGTACAAATACCTCCGCTTGCACAGGAATTCCCTACAAAGAGAGCAAGATACTTCTGACTGCTGTTTACATCATCGTTTTTGCCATAGGCTTTCCAGCAAATTGCTTAACTTCCCTGCTTACGTTTTTACAAATCCAAAGGCATCAAGTAATTGCCAtctacattttcagtttatcatTGTGTGAGCTGATGTATTTAAGTACCTTGCCTCTCTGGATTACCTATGTGCAAAATGATCACCACTGGAATATGGGTGTACTGGCTTGCAGAATAACAGGATTCATCTTTTTCTGCAACATATACATCAGCATTCTGCTTTTGTGCTGCATTTCTGTGGATCGTTATGTGGCGCTGGTGTATGCTCTGGAGTCAAGGGggaaaagaggacagaaaaacGCAATCAGAATagtgtgttttctctttgctgtggTTGCGATAATCCACACTCCAGTATTTTACATGGAAGGTGATAAAAATCCTAACAAAGAAGACACAAATATAACTAACATGACCTGCTTTGAGACTTTGCCCCTTACCATACAATTGGCTTCTTTCAGCTTTGCCAGATTCCTGTTTGGATTTGCCATACCTTTCACAATCCTCATTTTCACAAACTACAAAATTTTCCAAAGTACAAAAACAAGCACCAGCTTGACTTATCACCAGAAAGCCAAAGTGAAGTATCTGGCTATCGCCATTATTGTCATTTTCCtgatctgcttttctccctACCATGTGGTACTCCTAATAAGATCTATATACTTTATGTTTCACCAAAATTGCCCATGTCCATTTGAAAAAGATATATATTCggtttttacagtgtttttgTGTTTAGCCACTGCAAACAGCGTTGCTGATCCAATCATCTATGTGCTGGTTAGCGAAAAcgtcagaaaagatttttatagGAGTGTCAGAAGATGGAGATGGAACTCATCCAAGCTGAATTCATCCATTAATCAGAAGACTGACATCACAGAATCGAAAATTCTGTCAAAAGAATTACAGGAAGGAGggctaagaaaagaaaacaaagaaataccaGATTCATCTGGCATTCAAAAGAACTGTAATAGTGGCAAAGACCAAGAAGGTGGTAGCTAG
- the GPR132 gene encoding putative G-protein coupled receptor 132 isoform X2, translating to MQWPGPEDSSLDKAESQQKETPAGRRIMENCTNTSACTGIPYKESKILLTAVYIIVFAIGFPANCLTSLLTFLQIQRHQVIAIYIFSLSLCELMYLSTLPLWITYVQNDHHWNMGVLACRITGFIFFCNIYISILLLCCISVDRYVALVYALESRGKRGQKNAIRIVCFLFAVVAIIHTPVFYMEGDKNPNKEDTNITNMTCFETLPLTIQLASFSFARFLFGFAIPFTILIFTNYKIFQSTKTSTSLTYHQKAKVKYLAIAIIVIFLICFSPYHVVLLIRSIYFMFHQNCPCPFEKDIYSVFTVFLCLATANSVADPIIYVLVSENVRKDFYRSVRRWRWNSSKLNSSINQKTDITESKILSKELQEGGLRKENKEIPDSSGIQKNCNSGKDQEGGS from the exons ATGCAGTGGCCAGGGCCAGAAGACTCTTCCCTGGACAAGGCAGAGAGCCAGCAgaag GAAACACCAGCTGGAAGAAGAATAATGGAAAATTGTACAAATACCTCCGCTTGCACAGGAATTCCCTACAAAGAGAGCAAGATACTTCTGACTGCTGTTTACATCATCGTTTTTGCCATAGGCTTTCCAGCAAATTGCTTAACTTCCCTGCTTACGTTTTTACAAATCCAAAGGCATCAAGTAATTGCCAtctacattttcagtttatcatTGTGTGAGCTGATGTATTTAAGTACCTTGCCTCTCTGGATTACCTATGTGCAAAATGATCACCACTGGAATATGGGTGTACTGGCTTGCAGAATAACAGGATTCATCTTTTTCTGCAACATATACATCAGCATTCTGCTTTTGTGCTGCATTTCTGTGGATCGTTATGTGGCGCTGGTGTATGCTCTGGAGTCAAGGGggaaaagaggacagaaaaacGCAATCAGAATagtgtgttttctctttgctgtggTTGCGATAATCCACACTCCAGTATTTTACATGGAAGGTGATAAAAATCCTAACAAAGAAGACACAAATATAACTAACATGACCTGCTTTGAGACTTTGCCCCTTACCATACAATTGGCTTCTTTCAGCTTTGCCAGATTCCTGTTTGGATTTGCCATACCTTTCACAATCCTCATTTTCACAAACTACAAAATTTTCCAAAGTACAAAAACAAGCACCAGCTTGACTTATCACCAGAAAGCCAAAGTGAAGTATCTGGCTATCGCCATTATTGTCATTTTCCtgatctgcttttctccctACCATGTGGTACTCCTAATAAGATCTATATACTTTATGTTTCACCAAAATTGCCCATGTCCATTTGAAAAAGATATATATTCggtttttacagtgtttttgTGTTTAGCCACTGCAAACAGCGTTGCTGATCCAATCATCTATGTGCTGGTTAGCGAAAAcgtcagaaaagatttttatagGAGTGTCAGAAGATGGAGATGGAACTCATCCAAGCTGAATTCATCCATTAATCAGAAGACTGACATCACAGAATCGAAAATTCTGTCAAAAGAATTACAGGAAGGAGggctaagaaaagaaaacaaagaaataccaGATTCATCTGGCATTCAAAAGAACTGTAATAGTGGCAAAGACCAAGAAGGTGGTAGCTAG